TTTATTCATGCCAGGTTATCAggaacattttataaaaatcatttctGTAAGAACACAAAATTATTGTGCCATTTCCATGATACCTTTTGGACAATGAAGCctcatgagtttcccttgtgttcATACTACACACGTGAGATTTATGGGagaactcttttgtgcctttaaatctttgcatcagattttaaaatttatttcggatggctaatccggtcataccattaagtataatttcgtggctaaccttactggttaccaaAAGCCATTGTTCCttatcatattgatcatttGCATAGTCTAGATCAACATGGAGAATTTTATTCTTGATCATTTATACCTTTggcaaattttcttttacatacACAGAAAGAACATTTCTGTCCTTAGCCCATTCGAAaccattcaaaataaattaatggggCTTTCATTTTTGAGTGATAAAAATCGTCCCCCTTCAGGGTAATGCCATAGGCGTGGTCTCTTTTAGACACACTGGTTTTCGAAATTTTCttgtcatttttcaatcaaagATTGTAATCAAATCATTTAAGataagataaaattttattactgCTTTCCAGAGATgacaagataaaataaaatgaaaaccaaatcataaataaaaatcaggatgtcaaaataaaaataaaacaaaaccggCCATTCCTTTCTAACACTTTGGATATGACTTACATTGATTCTTATTCAATGAATAGATCAAGCTCATTATCTACATGAGTCCACTCGGTTTGTTCTTCTCCAGCTTCAGGAATACTCAAATCAAACTCTTGTCTCAGCTTATGTATGCTTAAGATCTCATCAAATTGCTTGATGTTCTCtgcctttgttttctttttcttctcaatTTCCAACAGTTTGTCGAGTAGATCAAAGTAAGTAGTACACTTACTGGCGTGATATAAAGATATCGCATCACTCGGATGGATAGTCTCACGAGTCTTGGTGAGCTTATCCCTGTTGGTTGTCGACTCTCCAAATAGGTTGAGAGTGTAGGCGATTCTCATAAGGTCAGAGTCATACTTGTTCACAGATTCATAATTCTGGAACTTTATTTCTCGCCATTCTTTTTCTGCTTTATGCAAGAACATTTCTG
This region of Raphanus sativus cultivar WK10039 unplaced genomic scaffold, ASM80110v3 Scaffold5017, whole genome shotgun sequence genomic DNA includes:
- the LOC130507632 gene encoding uncharacterized protein LOC130507632; protein product: MNTSGRLKLRGVWKCTKWDNDTPACERSYALKITKDKLCDDLKMMYSYINDPHYLWYTLNNRYSEMFLHKAEKEWREIKFQNYESVNKYDSDLMRIAYTLNLFGESTTNRDKLTKTRETIHPSDAISLYHASKCTTYFDLLDKLLEIEKKKKTKAENIKQFDEILSIHKLRQEFDLSIPEAGEEQTEWTHVDNELDLFIE